AAAGCTATTGTTGTAAAAGCACAATGGCCATGGTTTACCATTAATTAAAGACCCTTTATAAAGTAACTGTTATACAGTAGATATAATCGTGccttgttttgtgtgttaATGTAACCAGCATGTGAAAAGTTGTACAGTCCCCTTccgtataaattatacacacgtTTACGTAACTtgaaggcataattatgatgtgagAATACAAAATGTGATCTAATCTATTGCCTGTTTACCAATTACTGAAGAATGTAGATACATTTTTGGTGGGCTTACTCATCGGCCATCAACTGCATACTTCAATCAATTTAACAACCATGCAGTAGTGCAAAGCAATTGTCATCACCAGTACTTTGTTATCCCATTATTTAACTTTCATGCACATGTCCAGCGTGCACTCTAAACTGCTATACCTGTCAGTGTATATATTACTGTTGCTTTTCACATGCAGCCAATCTCCCGATAATCACGAGTGAGCCCAGTGACCTCCTCTTAGTCGTTGAAGGGACCACTGTTCAGTTTTCTGTGACAGCTAAAGGCGTTGATTTGACTTACCAGTGGATGAATGGAGATGGAGATCTTTCTGATATGGTTGATCAGATATCGGGTGCTACCTTGGCAACCTTGATGATCATGAATGTTACCTTGTCAGATGTCAATGGCTATTCAGTCCGAGTTAGCAACAGTGCTGGTAACGTTGATTCGTTGACAGCAAATCTAATCACAAGTAAGACAGCTTTTCTTTATCGTACTGATTGACTTTTCCCTACTGCAGCCTCTAGTTACCAAGTGACCCTTAGTAACAGCTCAATACTGGAAACTATAGAAAGCAGTCAGGCTAGCATTCTTTATCAAGCAACTCTGTCGAGAATCAATGGAGCACAAATTCTGAAATTACCTGCCGTGGtctcagttacactggttgcCGAGGGAACACCTTCAAACACAGTTTCTGGTAATAATCAAATGTTTCCATCTGAAATTCTGTATGACGAATAATTGTAACTTTTCAGAAGAAGGTGTCGATTTCAACATTGGACCCCTCACGGTCAGGTTTGATCCGTGTGACCCTTGCACCCCAGACCACCTGCAGAGGGAGGCACAGCTGTGTGTGAAGGATGACGATGATTTGGAGTTTGAGCATGGGTTCACTCTCAGTGTTGATTTAGCGTCAACAGATCCCTCAGGGATAACTGCAGGAGACCCCCTGCAGATCACCATTACTGATAATGGTAAGTTTCATGTATCAACACATGCAACACTAGCTGTTAGAATCGTTATTTTTTCTCAGAGCAATCAACTGTTGGTGTAACATTCGATCAAGCTAACTACACTGTTGCTGAAGGCAGTAGCCTCACTGTGACTGGAAGACTCACTGGACTAACAGGAGAACTGCAGAGTGACTTCTCTCTCACACTCGGTGTTGATTTTTCTGttaatatacatacatgtaagccACGTACAGAAGCTTACTAATTTACAATGAAATGATGGTTTTCGACATGCAGCTTCCCAAGATGTCACATTCAATCGTGCTGTCAATTTCATGGCCAGTGGAGCCAAAACATTTTCTCTGGATGTTGATGCTAACAATGATGACGACTTTGAAGGGTTCCATTCGTTTGTGATATCTCTACCGACTGACTCTGACTACATTAATCCTCTAGTCAGTGACACTGCCAGTACCACCGTTACCATCAGTGACTTTGATGGTGAGATATAGATTTATTGACCTCACTGTTTCATGCAATGTAGTAAAATTTGTAAAACTATATTTTTCGCCCTTATTCAGATGCCACTGTTGTGGTAACAACTTCCGTAGAAACGGGTTTGGAGGGTACCAATCTGATCGAAACCTGTGCCATGCTCTCGGCTGCACCAGGGAACATTATGACCGATATTATAGTGAATTTCGAGTTGATTCCTGACACTGCAGGTCGGTTTTACACCCGAGTGTCATAGTAGATTATTATCCTGGTTCTTTCATGGCCATGTGATATCGTGCCTCTGATTGTAACTTTCAGTTCAATTGTAGTGTCTTCTTTTTTCACAGATACCAGTGATTATGCAGCTGTGGGTAGTCTACAGACCATGATTCCAGCTGGTTCTACAGTTGGCCTTTCGTCACGTGTCTGTGTAAATGTCAGTCTAGTCGATGACAACCTTCTCGAAGAGAATGGAGAAAGATTCTCTGTACGTTTGCAATCTGAAAATGCCGAAGTTGGTTCTTCAAATACCATCGATGTTTCTATtactgatgatgatggtaacTGAAAAACAATATTTCTATAGCGTGCACTTTCACTTATATAATTCCTTTCATCCAGCTGGTGATTTTCAACTTTCTTTGGCTACTGATGATGCAGCATTAAGTTTCAAGGAAGATTTGGAACAAGATATCGATTTTCTTTTGACATTGAGCAGAATAGATGGAGAGCCTGTTCGTCTTGCTACCCAGGTTTTGTTCTCTGTATCCACAACTGGATTTCCTGCCAATGTTTCTGGTAAGTCAATCCAAAAAGCTGCCAAGCATTAATTGAACTTACATATCAGAAAATTTTATTGTAGCTACAATTCATGCATGAGTTTTGGTGATGTTGTACAATAATTCCCTTGCAGATCGAGGCATTGACTTTGAAAGCCCATCTTCCTCATTTAGTTATGTCATCTTTGGAGAGTGTGATCCGTGTTTTGGTAATTCAATGTTAGAAATTGGACAGACAGTCAATTTTGTCCAAACATTTGTTAAGGATGATGATGATTTAGAATTTGATCATGGATTCATTCTTGAAGTAGTTGGTCCACCTGATAGTATAATCCTGCCAAGTCCAGTACAGATCAACATCACTGATGACGGTATGTGTGTCAGTTATTCACTGAAGAATTTATCATTATCATTGATTTCACAGAACAATCAACAGTTGGTGTAACATTCGATCAAGCTAACTACACTGTTTCTGAGGGCAGTAGCCTCACTGTGACTGGAAGACTCACTGGACTAACAGGAGAGCTGCAAAGCAACTTCTCTCTCACACTAAGTGTTGATTTCTCTCTTGATGCATTAACAAGTAAGTCACTAAAACTGGATTTGTGTTCAATAACAATGATGGTTTACAGATACTAGTGATGTCACATTCAACCCTGCTAACTTGATCATCAATTTCGCTGCCTTTGAAAACTTAACGTTTTCTCTGACTATTGATGCTAACGATGACAATGATTTTGAAGGGCTCCACTCGTTTGTGATATCTCTACCGACTGACTCTGACTACATTAATCCTCTATTCAGTGACACTGCCAATACAACCATCACCATCAGTGACTTTGATGGTGAGATATAGACGACACATTTATTGACCTCGTAGTAATACTAAAAATTGTAACTGTCATAAAAACTATATCTTTTGCCCTTATTCAGATGCCACTGTTGTGGTAACAGCTTCTACAGAAACGGGTTTGGAGGGTACCAATCTGACTGAAACCTGTGCCATGCTCTCGGCTGCACCTGGGAATATTATGACCGATATTATAGTGAACTTTGAGTTGATTCCTGACTCTGCAGGTCAGTGTTACGCCCGAGTGTCTTGGTAGTCTTGGTTCCTTTATGGCCATGTGATAATTTACAAGTTATTGTGCCTTTTGATTGTGATTTTCAGTTCAATTGTGGTATCTTCCTCTTTCACAGACGCCAGTGACTATGCAGCTCTGGGTAGTCTACAGACCGTGATTCTAGCTGGTTCTATTGCCGGCCCTTCGTCACGTGTCTGTGTGAATGTTAGTCTAGTCGATGACGACCTTCTCGAAGAGAATGGAGAAAGATTCTCTGTACGTTTGCAATCTGAAAATGCCGAAGTCGGTTCTTCAAAGAACATCGATGTTTCTATtactgatgatgatggtaacTGAAAAACAATAGTATAGTGTGCACTTTCACTTACATAATTTCTCTCATCCAGCTGGTGATTTTAAACTTTCTTTGACTGCTGATGATGGAGCAGTAAGTTTCAATGAAGATTTGGAACAAGATATCGATTTTCTTTTGACACTGAGCAGAATAGATGGAGAGCCTGTTCGTCTTGCTACCCGGGTCTTGTTCTCTGTATCCACAACTGGATTTCCTGCCAATCTTTCTGGTAAGTCAATACAAAAATTTCCCAATCATTTATTAAACTCACATATATCAGCAAATTTTATTGTAGTTCGTATTCATGCATGAGTTTTGTGATGTTGTACAATGATTCCCTTGCAGATCGAGGCATTGATTTTGACAGCCCATCTTCCTCATTTAGTTATGTCATCTTTGGAGAGTGTGATCCGTGTTTTGGTGATTCAATGTTGGAAATTGGACAGACGGTTAATTTTGTTCAAACATCCGTTAAGGATGATGATGATTTAGAGTTCAATCATGGATTTTTTCTTGAAGTAGTTGGTCCACCTGATAGTATAATCCTGCCAAGTCCAGTACAGATCAACATCACTGATGACGGTACGTGTGTCAGTTATTCACTGAAGAATTTATCATTATACTGATTTTCACAGAACAATCAACAGTTGGTGTAACATTTGACCAAGCTAACTACACTGTTGCTGAGGGCAGTAGTCTTACTGTGACTGGAAGACTCACTGGACTAACAGGAGAGCTGCAAAGCAATTTCTCTCTCACACTCAGTGTTGATTTCTCTGTTGATACATTAACAGGTAAGCCACTAATGCTGGACTCCTGTAcaacgataattataatcatattcTGTAGGTTCTAGTGATGTCACAATTAGTCCCTCTGATTTGAtaatcaattttgttgcttTTGAAAACACAACGTTTTCTCTGATTATTGATGCTGACAACGATGATGACTTTGAAGGGTTCCACTCATTTGTGATATCTCTACCGACTGACTCTGACTACATTAATCCTCTAGCCAGTGACACTGCCAGCACCACCGTCACCATCAGTGACTTTGATGGTGAGTATAGACGACACACTTATTAACCTGACGTTCATGCAATGCATAAAAATTGCAATTGTCATATCTTTCGCCCTTATTCAGATGCCACTGTTGTGGTAACAGCTTCCACAGAAACGGGTTTGGAGGGTACCAATCTGACTGAAACCTGTGCCATGCTCTTGGCTGCACCAGGGAACATCATGACCGATATTATACTGAACTTTGAGTTGATTCCTGACACTGCAGGTCGGTGTTACACCCGTGTGTCTTGGTAGATTTATTAGTCATGTAATAATTTACGAGCTATTGTGCCTCTGATTGTAACTTTCTGTTCAATTGTAGTGTCTTCCTCTTTCACAGACACCAGTGATTATGCAGCTGTGGGTAGTCTACAGACCGTGATTCCAGCTGGTTCTACTGCCGGCCCTTCGTCACGTGTCTGTGTGAATGTTAGTCTAGTCGATGACGACCTTCTCGAAGAGAATGGAGAAGTGTTCTCTGTACGTTTGCAATCTGAAAATGCCGAAGTCGGTTCTTCAAATACCATCGATGTTTCTATtactgatgatgatggtaacTGAAAAACAATAAAAAGCTATTGTTGTAAAAGCACAATGGCCATGGTTTACCATTAATTAAAGACCCTTTATAAAGTAACTGTTATACAGTAGATATAATCGTAccttgttttgtgtgttaATGTAACCAGCATGTGAAAAGTTGTACAGTCCCCTTccgtataaattatacacacgtTTACGTAACTtgaaggcataattatgatgtgagAATACAAAATGTGATCTAATCTATTGCCTGTTTACCAATTACTGAAGAATGTAGATACATTTTTGGTGGGCTTACTCATCGGCCATCAACTGCATACTTCAATCAATTTAACAACCATGCAGTAGTGCAAAGCAATTGTCATCACAAGTACTTTGTTATCCCATTATTTAACTTTCATGCACATGTCCAGCGTGCACTCTAAACTGCTATACCTGTCAGTGTATATATTACTGTTGCTTTTCACATGCAGCCAATCTCCCGATAATCACGAGTGAGCCCAGTGACCTCCTCTTAGTCGTTGAAGGGACCACTGTTCAGTTTTCTGTGACAGCTAAAGGCGTTGATTTGACTTACCAGTGGATGAATGGAGATGGAGATCTTTCTGATATGGTTGATCAGATATCGGGTGCTACCTTGGCAACCTTGATGATCATGAATGTTACCTTGTCAGATGTCAATGGCTATTCAGTCCGAGTTAGCAACAGTGCTGGTAACGTTGATTCGTTGACAGCAAATCTAATCACAAGTAAGACAGCTTTTCTTTATCGTACTGATTGACTTTTCCCTACTGCAGCCTCTAGTTACCAAGTGACCCTTAGTAACAGCTCAATACTGGAAACTATAGAAAGCAGTCAGGCTAGCATTCTTTATCAAGCAACTCTGTCGAGAATCAATGGAGAACAAATTCTGAAATTACCTGCCGTGGtctcagttacactggttgcCGAGGGAACACCTTCCAACACAGTTTCTGGTAATAATCAAATGTTTCCATCTGAAATTCTGTATGACGAATAATTGTAACTTTTCAGAAGAAGGTGTCGATTTCAACATTGGACCCCTCACGGTCAGGTTTGATCCGTGTGACCCTTGCACCCCAGACCACCTGCAGAGGGAGGCACAGCTGTGTGTGAAGGATGACGATGATTTGGAGTTTGAGCATGGGTTCACTCTCAGTGTTGATTTAGCGTCAACAGATCCCTCAGGGATAACTGCAGGAGACCCCCTGCAGATCACCATTACTGATGATGGTAAGTTTCATGTATCAACACATGCAACACTAGCTGTTAGAATCGTTATTTTTTCTCAGAGCAATCAACTGTTGGTGTAACATTCGATCAAGCTAACTACAATGTTGCTGAAGGCAGTAGCCTCACTGTGACTGGAAGACTCACTGGACTAACAGGAGAGCTGCAGAGTGACTTCTCTCTCACACTGGGTGTTGATTTTTCTGttaatatacatacatgtaagccACGTACAGAAGCTTACTAATTTACAATGAAAATGATGGTTTTCGACATGCAGCTTCCCAAGATGTCACATTCAATCGTCCTGTCAATTTCCTTGCCAGTGGAGCCAAAACATTTTACTCTGGATGTTGATGCTAACAATGATGACGACTTTGAAGGGTTCCATTCGTTTGTGATATCTCTACCGACTGACTCTGACTACATTAATCCGCTAGCCAGTGACACTGCCAGTACCACTGTCACCATCAGTGACTTTGATGGTGAGATATAGATTTATTGACCTCACTGTTTCATGCAATGTAGTAAAAATTGTAAAACTATATCTTTCACCCTTATTCAGATGCCACTATTGTGGTAACAGCTTCCGCAGAAACGGGTGTGGAGCGTACCAATCTGACCGAAACCTGTGCCATGCTCTCGGCGGCACCAGGGAACATTATGACCGATATTATAGTGAACTTCGAGTTGATTCCTGACACTGCAGGTCAGTTTTACACTCGAGTGTCATAGTAGATTTATTATCCTGGTTCCTTCATGGCCATGTGTTATCGTGACTCCGATTGTAACAATTGTAGTGTCTTCCTCTTTCACAGACACCAGTGACTATGCAGCTGTGGGTAGTCTACAGACCGTGATTCCAGCTGGTTCTGCAGTCGGCCTTTCGTCACATGTCTGTGTGAATGTCAGTCTAGTCGATGACAACCTTCTCGAAGAGAATGGAGAAAGATTCTCTGTACGTTTGCAATCTGAAAATGCCGAAGTTGGTTCTTCAAATACCATCGATGTTTCTATtactgatgatgatggtaacTGAAAAAGAATATTTCTATAGCATGCACTTTCACTTATATAATTCCTTTCATCCAGCTGGTGATTTTCAACTTTCTTTGGCTACTGATGATGGAGCATTAAGTTTCAAAGAAGATTTGGAACAAGATATCGATTTTCTTTTGACACTGAGCAGAATAGATGGAGAGCCTGTTCGTCTTGCTACCCGGATCTTGTTCTCTGTATCCACAACTGGATTTCCTGCCAATGTTTCTGGTAAGTCAATTCAAAAATTTGTCAATCATTTATTGAACTTACATATCAGTAAATTTTATTGTAGTTCGAATTCATGCATGAGTTTTGGTGATGTTGTACAATGATTCCCTTGCAGATCGAGGCATTGATTTTGACAGCCCATCTTCCTCATTTAGTTATGTCATCTTTGGAGAGTGTGATCCGTGTTTTGGTGATTCATCAATGTTGGAAATTGGACAGACGGTCAATTTTGTTCAAACATCCGTTAAGGATGATGATGCTTTAGAATTTGATCATGGATTCATTCTTGAAGTAGTTGGTCCACCCAATAGTATAATCCCGCCAAGTCCAGTACAGATCAACATCACTGATGATGGTATGTGTGTCAGTCATTCACTGAAGAatttatcattataattattgcattgaTCTCCACAGAACAATCGACAGTTGGTGTAACATTCGATCAAGCTAACTACACTGTTGCTGAGGGCAGTAGTCTTACTGTGACTGGAAGACTCACTGGACTAACAGGAGAGCTGCAAAGCAATTTCTCTCTCACACTAAGTGTTGATTTCTCTGTTGATACATTAACAGGTAAGCCACTAATGCTGGACTCCTGTAcaacgataattataatcatattcTGTAGGTTCTAGTGATGTCACAATTAGTCCCTCTGATTTGAtaatcaattttgttgcttTTGAAAACACAACGTTTTCTCTGATTATTGATGCTGACAACGATGATGACTTTGAAGGGTTCCACTCATTTGTGATATCTCTACCGACTGACTCTGACTACATTAATCCTCTAGCCAGTGACACTGCCAGCACCACCGTCACCATCAGTGACTTTGATGGTGAGTATAGACGACACACTTATTAACCTGACGTTCATGCAATGCATAAAAATTGTAATTGTCATATCTTTCGCCCTTATTCAGATGCCACTGTTGTGGTAACAGCTTCCACAGAAACGGGTTTGGAGGGTACCAATCTGACTGAAACCTGTGCCATGCTCTCGGCTGCACCAGGGAACATCATGACCGATATTATACTGAACTTTGAGTTGATTCCTGACACTGCAGGTCGGTGTTACACCCGTGTGTCTTGGTAGATTTATTAGTCATGTAATAATTTACGAGCTATTGTGCCTCTGATTGTAACTTTCTGTTCAATTGTAGTGTCTTCCTCTTTCACAGACACCAGTGATTATGCAGCTGTGGGTAGTCTACAGACCGTGATTCCAGCTGGTTCTACTGCTGGCCCTTCGTCACGTGTCTGTGTGAATGTTAGTCTAGTCGATGACGACCTTCTTGAAGAGAATGGAGAAGTGTTCTCTGTACGTTTGCAATCTGAAAATGTCGAAGTTGGTTCTTCAAATACCATCGATGTTTCTATtactgatgatgatggtaacTGAAAAACAATAAAAAGCTATTGTTGTAAAAGCACAATGGCCATGGTTTACCATTAATTAAAGACCCTTTATAAAGTAACTGTTATACAGTAGATATAATCGTGccttgttttgtgtgttaATGTAACCAGCATGTGAAAAGTTGTACAGTCCCCTTccgtataaattatacacacgtTTACGTAACTtgaaggcataattatgatgtgagAATACAAAATGTGATCTAATCTATTGCCTGTTTACCAATTACTGAAGAATGTAGATACATTTTTGGTGGGCTTACTCATCGGCCATCAACTGCATACTTCAATCAATTTAACAACCATGCAGTAGTGCAAAGCAATTGTCATCACCAGTACTTTGTTATCCCATTATTTAACTTTCATGCACATGTCCAGCGTGCACTCTAAACTGCTATACCTGTCAGTGTATATATTACTGTTGCTTTTCACATGCAGCCAATCTCCCGATAATCACGAGTGAGCCCAGTGACCTCCTCTTAGTCGTTGAAGGGACCACTGTTCAGTTTTCTGTGACAGCTAAAGGCGTTGATTTGACTTACCAGTGGATGAATGGAGATGGAGATCTTTCTGATATGGTTGATCA
This is a stretch of genomic DNA from Halichondria panicea chromosome 1, odHalPani1.1, whole genome shotgun sequence. It encodes these proteins:
- the LOC135335653 gene encoding uncharacterized protein LOC135335653, yielding MSHSIVLSISLPVEPKHFTLDVDANNDDDFEGFHSFVISLPTDSDYINPLASDTASTTVTISDFDDATIVVTASAETGVERTNLTETCAMLSAAPGNIMTDIIVNFELIPDTADTSDYAAVGSLQTVIPAGSAVGLSSHVCVNVSLVDDNLLEENGERFSVRLQSENAEVGSSNTIDVSITDDDAGDFQLSLATDDGALSFKEDLEQDIDFLLTLSRIDGEPVRLATRILFSVSTTGFPANVSDRGIDFDSPSSSFSYVIFGECDPCFGDSSMLEIGQTVNFVQTSVKDDDALEFDHGFILEVVGPPNSIIPPSPVQINITDDEQSTVGVTFDQANYTVAEGSSLTVTGRLTGLTGELQSNFSLTLSVDFSVDTLTGSSDVTISPSDLIINFVAFENTTFSLIIDADNDDDFEGFHSFVISLPTDSDYINPLASDTASTTVTISDFDDATVVVTASTETGLEGTNLTETCAMLSAAPGNIMTDIILNFELIPDTADTSDYAAVGSLQTVIPAGSTAGPSSRVCVNVSLVDDDLLEENGEVFSVRLQSENVEVGSSNTIDVSITDDDANLPIITSEPSDLLLVVEGTTVQFSVTAKGVDLTYQWMNGDGDLSDMVDQISGATLATLMIMNVTLSDVNGYSVRVSNSAGNVDSLTANLITTSSYQVTLSNSSILETIESSQASILYQATLSRINGAQILKLPAVVSVTLVAEGTPSNTVSEEGVDFNIGPLTVRFDPCDPCTPDHLQREAQLCVKDDDDLEFEHGFTLSVDLASTDPSGITAGDPLQITITDNEQSTVGVTFDQANYTVAEGSSLTVTGRLTGLTGELQSDFSLTLGVDFSVNIHTSSQDVTFNRAVNFMASGAKTFSLDVDANNDDDFEGFHSFVISLPTDSDYINPLVSDTASTTVTISDFDDATVVVTTSVETGLEGTNLIETCAMLSAAPGNIMTDIIVNFELIPDTADTSDYAAVGSLQTMIPAGSTVGLSSRVCVNVSLVDDNLLEENGERFSVRLQSENAEVGSSNTIDVSITDDDAGDFQLSLATDDAALSFKEDLEQDIDFLLTLSRIDGEPVRLATQVLFSVSTTGFPANVSDRGIDFESPSSSFSYVIFGECDPCFGNSMLEIGQTVNFVQTFVKDDDDLEFDHGFILEVVGPPDSIILPSPVQINITDDEQSTVGVTFDQANYTVSEGSSLTVTGRLTGLTGELQSNFSLTLSVDFSLDALTNTSDVTFNPANLIINFAAFENLTFSLTIDANDDNDFEGLHSFVISLPTDSDYINPLFSDTANTTITISDFDDATVVVTASTETGLEGTNLTETCAMLSAAPGNIMTDIIVNFELIPDSADASDYAALGSLQTVILAGSIAGPSSRVCVNVSLVDDDLLEENGERFSVRLQSENAEVGSSKNIDVSITDDDAGDFKLSLTADDGAVSFNEDLEQDIDFLLTLSRIDGEPVRLATRVLFSVSTTGFPANLSDRGIDFDSPSSSFSYVIFGECDPCFGDSMLEIGQTVNFVQTSVKDDDDLEFNHGFFLEVVGPPDSIILPSPVQINITDDEQSTVGVTFDQANYTVAEGSSLTVTGRLTGLTGELQSNFSLTLSVDFSVDTLTGSSDVTISPSDLIINFVAFENTTFSLIIDADNDDDFEGFHSFVISLPTDSDYINPLASDTASTTVTISDFDDATVVVTASTETGLEGTNLTETCAMLLAAPGNIMTDIILNFELIPDTADTSDYAAVGSLQTVIPAGSTAGPSSRVCVNVSLVDDDLLEENGEVFSVRLQSENAEVGSSNTIDVSITDDDANLPIITSEPSDLLLVVEGTTVQFSVTAKGVDLTYQWMNGDGDLSDMVDQISGATLATLMIMNVTLSDVNGYSVRVSNSAGNVDSLTANLITTSSYQVTLSNSSILETIESSQASILYQATLSRINGEQILKLPAVVSVTLVAEGTPSNTVSEEGVDFNIGPLTVRFDPCDPCTPDHLQREAQLCVKDDDDLEFEHGFTLSVDLASTDPSGITAGDPLQITITDDEQSTVGVTFDQANYNVAEGSSLTVTGRLTGLTGELQSDFSLTLGVDFSVNIHTCKPRTEAY